A single Polyodon spathula isolate WHYD16114869_AA chromosome 6, ASM1765450v1, whole genome shotgun sequence DNA region contains:
- the LOC121316671 gene encoding mRNA decay activator protein ZFP36L2-A-like has translation MSATSLLSAFYDIELLCKQSENSFNINTLTQYSMLEKQPVAVAANISSNSSTNSYTPGFIRRNSSNNLQALVNSSKYPNNSYSNSKETTTSCYSSAAATTTAQMNKENRFRDRSFSENGERSQQLEAQIQQQKAGSPINSTRYKTELCRPFEESGACKYGEKCQFAHGYHELRSLSRHPKYKTEPCRTFHTIGFCPYGPRCHFIHNADERRPAPCNANSAVQGLALQANELCGYSQRDGMQHKSFRPKLHHSLSFSGFSRNLESPLVESPTSRTPPPTSTLSCSSSSSSSSSSSSSSTLYEDMLSPSSLSCANNAFSFPRQELRNLLAPLAIQTHSSAYYTNHHHANLCPPSPPCNMSHLQSLRRLSESPVFDSPPSPPDSLSDRESYASGSLSSSGSLSGSESPSLESGKRLPIFSRLSISDD, from the exons ATGTCTGCAACATCACTTCTATCCGCGTTCTACGACATCGAGTTGCTTTGCAAG caAAGCGAGAATTCCTTCAACATTAATACCCTAACCCAGTACAGTATGCTGGAGAAGCAGCCCGTCGCTGTTGCAGCTAATATTTCCAGTAACAGCAGCACGAACTCTTACACCCCTGGGTTTATCCGGCGAAACTCGAGCAACAATCTGCAGGCACTGGTCAATTCCTCCAAGTACCCCAACAATTCCTACAGCAACAGTAAAGAGACCACGACCAGCTGCTACAGCAGCGCCGCCGCCACCACCACTGCCCAGATGAACAAGGAGAACCGCTTCCGGGACCGCTCCTTCAGCGAGAACGGAGAGCGCAGCCAGCAGCTAGAGGCGCAGATCCAGCAGCAGAAAGCCGGCTCTCCGATCAACTCCACCCGCTACAAAACCGAGCTCTGTCGGCCGTTCGAGGAGAGCGGCGCCTGCAAGTACGGTGAGAAGTGCCAGTTTGCCCACGGGTACCACGAACTCAGGAGCCTGTCACGCCACCCCAAGTACAAAACTGAGCCCTGTCGCACTTTTCACACCATTGGCTTCTGCCCCTACGGACCACGGTGCCACTTTATCCACAACGCTGACGAGAGGAGACCGGCCCCGTGCAATGCTAACAGCGCCGTGCAAGGGCTCGCCCTGCAGGCGAACGAGCTGTGTGGTTACAGTCAGAGGGACGGCATGCAGCACAAGAGTTTCAGACCAAAGCTACACCACAGCTTGAGCTTTTCAGGCTTTTCCAGAAATCTCGAATCGCCCCTGGTGGAGAGCCCCACGTCCCGCACCCCCCCGCCCACTTCCACGCTGTCCtgctcctcatcctcctcctcttcttcgtCTTCGTCATCCTCATCTACGCTCTATGAAGACATGCTGTCCCCCAGCTCGCTGTCCTGTGCCAACAACGCCTTCTCTTTCCCCAGACAGGAGCTGCGGAACCTCCTCGCCCCGCTGGCTATACAGACTCACAGCAGTGCCTATTACACGAACCACCACCACGCCAACCTGTGCCCCCCTTCCCCGCCGTGCAACATGAGTCACTTGCAGTCGCTGCGACGCCTGTCCGAGTCGCCTGTTTTCGACTCCCCGCCGAGCCCACCAGACTCCCTCTCGGACCGGGAGAGCTATGCGAGCGGGTCCCTAAGCTCTTCTGGGAGTCTCAGCGGCTCCGAGTCGCCAAGCTTGGAGTCAGGAAAGCGTCTGCCAATCTTCAGCAGGCTGTCTATTTCTGACGATTAG